From a region of the Ammospiza nelsoni isolate bAmmNel1 chromosome 26, bAmmNel1.pri, whole genome shotgun sequence genome:
- the LOC132084019 gene encoding basic proline-rich protein-like — protein MAPSPVPTCSSSSRLPVHGTAPCPLSPRCPHAVPAGARCGTCLASTSQPGPAPGCRGGCGNAVPGHNWWQIWVAEPAGASPAPVAPILQAQILPPCILHPHILHLPGSCQDAAGYPHPPWGARTVGGHTPITPSVPPAVPLPFPCPRCTPHFNTPHFPPRHCSRGQEAAVGPVPGAGARCPVPVPVPWPCRVTLAPLPGRRLRAEGLFLLGAGALFTLLNLFQEKGEGVSPPGHRGLVLAYPPPRPPGLDSGGWHGTGPPVLHPQPHSDTPRATGSSPGSAPGSWLGQQLPLPDSSSLPGNGKNRPWDPAGGGAKAGRGRDSSGNSFILHIPLLRPTTCEPSSPFPFRRHPKFDLPKSQTCEQPQQPPCCRAMCGRVPAGTWACRSGHRHRHRHRPGHGGDTAPCVRIAISRATRVPCVSPVTRPRVLREGRSFSRERGKRSSVCSGLLSRGCSVRGLRLCCSGGCARSLQGDTRVRRPPPVLRRGTPASRVSACRDHPRPPARPVGSGAGGHRPGGPRAGTGPAPHPRGSHRPHRRRRMRAEPRSPVPGVPCPVPTPAPPPPRAAHPRAGHPRARGRSAPMPPAPPAPPPRGAGGR, from the exons ATGGCACCGTCTCCTGTGCCCAcctgttccagcagcagcaggttgcctgtgcatggcacagcccccTGCCCGCTGTCCCCACGCTGTCCCCACGCTGTGCCCGCGGGTGCCCGCTGTGGCACGTGCCTGGCATccacatcccagcctggccccgCTCCTGGCTGCCGCGGGGGCTGCGGCAACGCCGTGCCAGGGCACAATTGGTGGCAGATCTGGGTCGCGGAGCCGGCCggggccagcccagccccggtgGCACC GATCCTGCAAGCCCAGATTCTGCCCCCCTGTATCCTGCACCCCCACATCCTGCACCTCCCGGGGTCGTGCCAGGACGCCGCGGGGTACCCCCACCCGCCGTGGGGTGCCCGGACTGTCGGGGGGCACACACCCATCACCCCGTCCGTGCCACcggctgtgcccctgcccttCCCGTGCCCCAGGTGCACCCCCCATTTCAACACTCCGCATTTCCCTCCCCGCCACTGCTCCCGGGGGCAGGAGGCAGCGGTGGGGCCGgtgcccggtgccggtgcccggtgcccggtgccggtgccggtgccgtgGCCGTGCCGCGTGACGCTCGCCCCGCTTCCCGGCCGGCGCCTGCGTGCCGAGGGTTTATTTTTACTCGGGGCTGGAGCCTTGTTTACCTTGTTGAACCTTTTCCAGGAAAAGGGGGAGGGGGTGTCTCCGCCGGGACACCGGGGGCTTGTTCTTGCTTATCCCCCCCCTCGGCCCCCGGGGTTGGACAGCGGGGGCTGGCACGGGACAGGACCCCCAgtcctgcacccccagccccactcgGACACCCCCAGAGCTACcg ggagcagccctggctcgGCCCCTGGCTCTTGGCTGGGGCAACAGCTCCCGCTGCCAGATTCGTCCTCCCTCCCCGGGAACGGGAAAAATCGG CCTTGGGACCCCGCGGGAGGGGGGGCAAAGGCGGGCAGGGGGCGGGACAGCAGCGGGAACTCCTTCATCCTCCACATCCCCCTCCTCAGACCCACCACCTGCGAGCCctcctcccctttccccttccgCCGTCACCCCAAGTTTGACCTTCCCAAGAGTCAAACCTGTGAGCAA CCCCAGCAGCCTCCGTGCTGCAGAGCCATGTGCGGGCGGGTGCCGGCCGGCACGTGGGCCTGCCGCAgcgggcaccggcaccggcaccggcaccggcccGGGCACGGCGGGGACACGGCACCGTGTGTGCGGATAGcgattt CACGTGCCACgcgtgtcccctgtgtgtccccggTGACACGGCCCCGTGTGCTGCGGGAGGGGCGGAGTTTCAGCCGCGAGAGGGGGAAACGCTCCTCCGTGTgc TCGGGGttgctgagcaggggctgcagtgtCCGCGGGCTGCGCCTGTGCTGCAGCGGGGGCTGCGCTCGCTCCCTGCAGGGGGACACGCGTGTGCGT CGGCCGCCCCCGGTACTGCGGCGCGGGACCCCCGCCTCACGCGTGTCCGCGTGTCGCGACCACCCCCGGCCCCCGGCGCGGCCCGTGGGGAGCGGCGCGGGTGGGCACCGCCCCGGGGGTCCCCGGGCGGGCACCGGCCCCGCTCCTCACCCCCGGGGATCCCACCGCCCCCACCGCCGCCGGCGCATGCGCGCCGAGCCCCGTTCGCCGGTACCCGGGGTCCCGTGCCCGGTACCgacccccgccccgccgcccccccgcGCGGCTCATCCCCGCGCGGGTCATCCCCGGGCCAGGGGCCGCTCCGCGCCGATGCCCCCGGcgccccccgcgccgccgccccgcggTGCCGGCGGGCGGTAA